The DNA sequence GACGTGAAACCACGACTCGCTCCTGGTGAATTGAAAAATTTCTCATCGCCAGGATTCATCCATTGATTGTCTAGCAATTCCCTAGACGGAGTAACGGCATTAATGTAACCCAAAGTTCCGTCGGTGATCCAGTTTCTGGTGTTGTTACTACGCACTACATCAAACTGGTAAGAGAATAGTGAGTTTACAAAAAATCCTTTGTAACCAAAATCTATATTAAATCCACCGATATGTTTTGGTAGATAAGTACCAAATGTTGCAAAGCGGCTTGCAGCGGCAGCATCAGTAACTATACTTCCATCTTCTTGTTCAAACCTAGGTCTACCGTCTGCTGGATTAGCACCCAAATATTTCGTAGTATAGTGCGACCCATATGGCAATCCTTCCCGGATTAAAAACGTCCCTAAGAAATACTCCTCAACAGTTCCCAAATCATCTATGTTATTCACATTGATAGCATGGTTGGCACCAATGTCTAACGTCAATCGGTTCTCTGGACGATCCAACACTCTAATTTTTAAATCACCTTCAATTCCTTTGTTAGACATTTGACCAGCATTCACATCCAAATTTGGGAATGCTGTGGTGCCGCTTAATGGCTGTCTTACAAATAAATCCTTAGTTACGTTTTTGTAAACGTCAATCGATAAATTCACACGACTTTCCAAAAAAGAAACATCGACACCAATATTGGCTTTGTTCACTTTCTCAATCTGGTAATTAGGATTACCAGGTGCAGTTGGTACAATACCTGGAATAGTGGATCCCGTGTAGGATCCAGTTCCGAACGCAGGCAATTGGCTGCCGGCATAATTTGGAAGTGCTAGTCCGTGAAACTGATATAGGGTTGTTGCAATAGATCCAATACTTGGAATTACCCCGTAAGATGCACGCAGATTTAAAGCGTCTAGAAACGAAACATCTTCCAAGAAAGCTTCACGATGTAAGCTCCAGTTCAAACCAGTAGACCAAGTGGTAATCTCCTTGTTCTGAGGATTTACAATTCTGGACGTACCATCACGTCTGATGTTGGCGTTGACACTAATCCTACTGTCATAAGTGTAGTTTGCTGTCGCAAAATATGAGCGAATACCATAACCAGTACTTACACTAGAGGCATTTTGCGGCATAGTAGCATTACCATCTGTCGGTAATGGAGCGGCGCCTTGACCTGTCCAAGGAAGTGTAGGGTTCAAGTTATACAAGGTAAATCCCAAACCTTTTTGATAAGTACGAATTCCCTCAAAATAGACTCCTGCATCAAACTCGTGCAAATCGTTAATAGTTTTATGATAGTTTAAACTTGTTGTGTTAATGATTTGAGCATAGTTGTACAAGTTTTCACGAGCAAAACCCTTCTGATACGTTTGCAACGAACCACTGTATGAATCTGGATTTATGTAATTTTCGCCTCTGTTACTATATGCATCTACACCTAATACATTTCTTACCGTTAAATCATCAGTAATTTTATACGCTAAGTTTAATCCTGTATTGATGGTAATGGTATTTTGCGATACGCGTGAATTCTCATTTCGCTCCAACACATTCGCTACTTGTTTCAAATTTATTGTAGAACTGCCACCTCCGCTATTTAACGTGCCGTCTGATCTATAAGGATTGTCATACGGTCTAGCTCTGTAAATCATTTGAAAAGGATTTATAGGACTATTCCCATACAAATCACCAACAGCTGTCTTCAGCTGTGAATAGCCTATCATCGTGTTCCAATCAATCGACAATCCTTTGTAATTGTGCGAAATATTTGAGCGCATGGTGTATTTATCCAAACCAGATGTTCTGTCGATACCTTCTTGTTTAAACACGCCAGTAGAAAGGAAATATTTTGTGTCTTGATTTCCACCACGAACACTGATACCGTGATCTTGACTTAAACCTGTCCTGAAAAACACGTCTCTAAGATCGGTATTGATGTTTCGGGTACTGTCTAGTTTGCGATCAATATCCGCCAATCCAGCAGCTGAAAGGTTTGCATTTCTAGGATTTTGTCTACTGTAAAACCAACCTGGTAGATTATTAGCGTATCCTGCCAAACCAAGTCGTTCTTCGTAGGCTAAAAGCTCGGATGTCGACATCAAGTTAAGACGTGAGAAATCTGGAGCCAAGGTAATACCAAACTGAGAGCTAACATTA is a window from the Sphingobacterium sp. lm-10 genome containing:
- a CDS encoding SusC/RagA family TonB-linked outer membrane protein, giving the protein MKKHLLSFFVLFTFLTGAVFAQNRTVTGKVTSAIDGSALSGVTVLVDGTSQGTQTRSDGTYTILATQGSTLNFRYIGYTGRSVKVGATTTLDVELSLDESLEEVIVTGYANITKEKFTGSAKVIGKEATENLPIGSFNQTLQGRVPGLLMNSGSGQPGANGSVTIRGIQSIQGAGVQPLYVLDGIPVSQDQFRALNNNDIESITVLKDANAAALYGARGGTGVIVIKTKRGKEGTTDINVSSQFGITLAPDFSRLNLMSTSELLAYEERLGLAGYANNLPGWFYSRQNPRNANLSAAGLADIDRKLDSTRNINTDLRDVFFRTGLSQDHGISVRGGNQDTKYFLSTGVFKQEGIDRTSGLDKYTMRSNISHNYKGLSIDWNTMIGYSQLKTAVGDLYGNSPINPFQMIYRARPYDNPYRSDGTLNSGGGSSTINLKQVANVLERNENSRVSQNTITINTGLNLAYKITDDLTVRNVLGVDAYSNRGENYINPDSYSGSLQTYQKGFARENLYNYAQIINTTSLNYHKTINDLHEFDAGVYFEGIRTYQKGLGFTLYNLNPTLPWTGQGAAPLPTDGNATMPQNASSVSTGYGIRSYFATANYTYDSRISVNANIRRDGTSRIVNPQNKEITTWSTGLNWSLHREAFLEDVSFLDALNLRASYGVIPSIGSIATTLYQFHGLALPNYAGSQLPAFGTGSYTGSTIPGIVPTAPGNPNYQIEKVNKANIGVDVSFLESRVNLSIDVYKNVTKDLFVRQPLSGTTAFPNLDVNAGQMSNKGIEGDLKIRVLDRPENRLTLDIGANHAINVNNIDDLGTVEEYFLGTFLIREGLPYGSHYTTKYLGANPADGRPRFEQEDGSIVTDAAAASRFATFGTYLPKHIGGFNIDFGYKGFFVNSLFSYQFDVVRSNNTRNWITDGTLGYINAVTPSRELLDNQWMNPGDEKFFNSPGASRGFTSSDLQNAKFLRFRQLQVGYNIPEIKSRSGNSIIKRANVYATFHNLAVWSPWQGVDPEDDNNISLVEYPNPRMIVFGVNLTF